GCCGCATCTGCCCCGTCCGTACGAGGACGATGTCGCCGGCCCCGACCGTCACCCGCCCGTACTCCGCCGCCTCGTCCAGGTCCTCCGGGGTCACCGCGTGGTCGCCCGGCAGCCGGTCCACGCCCTTCGCCGCCGCCACGTCCAGCAGCACCCCGCGCCCGACGACGTGCCGGGCCGTGTGGATGCCGCTGAAGGCGGCCCGGCCGTGCGGGGTGACGGTGTCGGCGGGGCGGCCGTTGTAGATCCGGCCCGAGTGCGAGGCGTGGGTGAGGGCGTCCCAGTGGGTGCCCGCCTGCAGGCCCAGGGTCACGGCGTCGTCGCTGGTGGCGACCGTGCCCGGGCCGAAGAGCTCCTGGTTGACCTGGACCATGACGTGCAGCGGATTGACCCGCCCCGGGATCATCCCGGTCTGCACGCCGTCCTGCCGTAGTTCCACGGCAAGGGCCACACGGCGGCCGGTGCGGACGCCGGCGGCGGCCTCCCGGACCGTCGCGTCGGTGATCAGGTTGAGCGTCCCGATCTCGTCGTCACGGCCCCAGCGGCCCCAGTTGTTCACGCGTTCGGCGATCTCGTGGAAAGCGGCGGGGAGGGACATCGGGGCCTCCGGGGGCTTGTCTTCCTGCATCTGACGGCCCATAGAATCTAACGGACCGTCAGAAACTGCGGGAAGGGGCCGGAGATGGGGAACTTCTTGGCGGGCAAGGTCGTCGCCGTGACCGGAGCGGGACGCGGCATCGGCCGCGCGGTCGCCCTCGCCTGCGCCGCCGAGGGGGCGAAGGTCGTCGTCAACGACTACGGCGTCTCCATCGAGGGCGGCGCACCGACCAGCGAGGTCGCCGTCGCCGTCGTCAAGGAGATCGAGGCGGCCGGCGGCACCGCCGTCGCCGTCGCCGACGACATCTCCACCATGGCCGGCGGGCAGCGGCTCGTCGACGTGGCCCTCGCCGAGTACGGCCGGATCGACGGGGTCGTCTGCGTCGCCGGGATCCTGCGCGAGCGGATGCTCTTCAACATGACCGAGGAGGAGTGGGACCCCGTCGTCGCCACCCACCTCAAGGGCACCTTCACCGTCTTCCGCGCCGCCTCCGCCGTCATGCGCCGACAGCGCTCCGGCGCCCTGATCGGCTTCACCAGCGGCAACCACCAGGGCTCCGTCGCCCAGGCCAACTACTCCGCCGCGAAGGGCGGGATCATCTCGCTGGTGCGCAGCGCCGCGCTCGGCCTGCACAAGTACGGCGTCACCGCCAACGCGGTCGCCCCCGTCGCCCGCACCCGGATGTCCGCCAACGTCCCCATGGAGCTCCAGGAGATCGGCGAGCCCGAGGACGTCGCCGCCCTCGTCGTCTACCTGCTCAGCGACCGCGCCCGCGCCGAGTCGATCACCGGACAGGTGTACACCGTCGCCGGACCCAAGATCGCGGTCTGGGCGCAGCCCCGGGAGCTGCGCGCCGGGTACGCGGAGGGCGGGGCGTGGACGCCGGAGCGGATCGCCGACTTCCTGCCCGGGACGGTCGGCGTCGATCCGATGCCGATGCTCGCCCGGCTGGAGGAGATGGCCCGGGCCGCCGCGGCGGGGGACCGTCCGAACCAGTAGTCCAGGCTCTCAGGAGAGGGAGGGATCGTCGTGCGCGGTGTGGTGTTCGACGGGAAGAGCGTCGAGGTCGTCGCGGACCTGGAGGTGCGGGACCCGGGACCCGGCGAGGTGCTGGTGGGGATCAGGGCGGCCGGGCTCTGCCACAGCGACCTGTCCGTCATCGACGGGACCATCCCGTTCCCGTCGCCCGTCGTGCTCGGGCACGAGGGGGCCGGGGTCGTCGAGGCGGTCGGGGAGGGGGTGGGGCACGTCGCCGCCGGCGACCACGTGGCGCTGTCCACGCTCGCCAACTGCGGGGCCTGTCCCGACTGCGACACCGGCCGGCCCACCATGTGCCGGAAGGCCATCGGGATGCCCGGGCAGCCGTTCTCCCGGCAGGGCAGGCCGCTCTTCCAGTTCGCGTCCAACTCGTCGTTCGCCGAGCGGACGATCGTGAAGGCCGTGCAGGCCGTGAAGATCCCGGACGACGTGCCGTTCACCTCGGCCGCGCTGCTCGGCTGCGGCGTCCTCACCGGCGTCGGAGCCGTACTCAACCGGGCCGCGGTGGCCCGCGGCGACACCGTCGTCGTCATCGGCGCCGGCGGGATCGGGCTCAACGTCGTCCAGGGCGCCAGGATCGCGGGCGCGTCGGTGATCGTCGCCGTCGACACCAACCCCGCCAAGGAGGAACTCGCCCGCCGCTTCGGCGCCACCCACTTCCTCGGCTCCGCCGACGGCGTCCGCGAGGTCCTGCCCACCGGCGCCGACCACGTCTTCGAGTGCGTCGGCCACACCGGCCTCGTCCGCACCGCGATCGACCTCCTCGACCGGCACGGACAGGCCGTCCTGCTCGGCATGACCGCGCCGAAGGCGGAGGCGAGCTTCCCGCCCGCCGCGATGTTCCTCGACAAGGCGATCCTGGGCTGCCGGTACGGCTCCTCCCGCCCGCAGAAGGACATCCCGCTCTACGCCGGGCTGTACCGCACCGGCGCCCTCCTCCTCGACGAACTCGTCACCACCGCCTACCCCGTGGAGGAGTTCGACCGCGCCCGCGAGGAGGCGGAGGCGGGAAAGGTGGCCCGGGGGGTGCTCGTCTTCTAGGCCGGGGGCAGGGGGCCGGGCCAGGGGCCGGGGGCCGGGGGCCGGGGCCGAGGGCCACGGGCAGGGGGCAGGGCCAGGGTCCGGGTCCGGACGGGGCCAGGGTCTGGGCCGGGGCCGGGGCCAGGGCCGAGGCCAGGGTCTGGGTCTGGGCCGGGGCCAGGGTCCGGGTCCGGGTCTCGGTCGGGCCAGGGGTTGGGCCTGGGTCTGGGCCGGGGCCAGGGTCTGGGTCTGCGCCGGGGTCTGGGCCGGGGTCGGGGCCGGGGCCGGGGGCAGGGCCTGGGCGCGGCCTGGGCAACGGCTCGGCCCGGGGCCGGTTTTCCGGGTGCGGCGGGCGAACGGCCGCCAGTACGGTCGGGCGCATGTCCTACCGCGAGCTGGCGACCCGCCCCGTCCTCACGTGGTGCGCCGTCACCACCGCCGCCCGGATGCCGGTGGCCATGGCGCCGCTGGCCCTGGTCTTCCTGGTGCGGGAGCGGCCCGGCGGGTACAGCCTCGGGGCGGTGCTCGCCGCCGTGTACGTGGTGGGGGAGATCGTCGCCGCGCCCGTCCTCGGGCTGCGGATGCGGGCCGAGCGGGCCCGCCCGCAGATGGCGGCCGGACTCGCCGTCGGGGCAGCCGGGTTCGCCGGGCTCGGGCTCGCCTCCGGGGCGCATCCGGTGGCCCTCGGCCTGCTCGCGTTCCTGGCGGGAGCCGGGCCCGTCGCCGTCTCCGCCGGACTGCGGGCGCTGCTCACCAGCATGGTGGAGGAACGGTCCGTCACCCAGGCGCTGAGCCTGGAGTCCATGCTCACCTTCGGCATCTGGGCCGCCGCCCCCGCCCTCACCACCGGGCTCGCGCTCGGCGCCGGGCCCGCCGTGCCGCTGCTGCTCCAGGCCGTCCTGATGGGACTCGGCCTCGCCGGACTGTGGCTGCTGCCCGCCGGATGGGCGGCCGAACCGCAGACCAAGGACCGGGCGGCCCGCCGCGCCCTGCTCGCCGCCTGGCCGGTGTACGTGCTCGGCGCCGCCTCGCTGACCCTCCTCGCGCTCGCCGAACTGATCCTCCCCGCCCTCCTCGAACAGCGCGGGATCGGCATCGGCTGGGCGGGCCCGCTCCTGGCCGGCTTCTCGATCGGCTCGGTCGCCGGATCCTTCCTGTACGGGCTCCGCCCCTCCTGGCCCGGGCCGCTCGCGGTGCAGTCGCTCGTGCTCGTCCTCGGGGTGACCGCCGGAGTGGCGCTGGTGGCCCTGCTGCCCGGCGCCCTCGCCCTCGGCGCCGCCCTGGTCGCGGCCGGCCTGCTCCAGGCACCGGCCATGCTCACCCGGAACCTGGCGCTGCGCCGCGCGCTGCCGCCGTCGGCGCTCGCCGCCGGCTACTCGATGATGTACGCGGCCGTGGGCGCCGGTTACGCGGCGAGCGGCACCCTCGCGGGCGGCCTGCTGAAGGTGGTCGCGCCGTCCACGGCGATCCTGTGGGGCGTCGGCCTGACGCTGGTGCTGGTTGCCGTCGGCGCGGCCGGCGAGCGGAGGCTCGTACGGAACCGGGACGGCGCGGAGCCGCGTCCGGAGCAGGAGAAGTCCGTACGCGCGCCCTCGACGTGAGGAACCCCTGATGGCACTCCGCAGGCCGCCGGCCCTGCTCGTCCCCCTCGCCCTCGTGCCCCTGTTGGTGGCCGGGTGCAGCGACGCCCCGACGTCGGCGGACGCCCCGCCGGTGGCGGCCGGCGAGGAGCAGGCGCCGGAGCCGGCCGCCGTGGAGGAGACCGAGACCGAGAGCGCGGAGGACGAGCGGGAGCGGCGCGCCCAGGAGGCCGTCGGGTCCATGGACGACCCGGGGTTCGTGGAGTCCGGCAGCTCGCCGGCCGCGGAGGGCGCGCACCTCCGCTCCGTGCTGGAGCCGGGGGCTGCGTACCGGCTCTCCGTCGCCTGCGTCGGGACGGGGGCGGTGAAGGTCGTGGTCACCGGCCGGGGCGACCCGGCGACCGTGCCGTGCGACGGCGTCCCCGTCGGCCGCCGGATCGCGGACGCCCCGGCGGAACTGCCGGTCGCGATCACCCCGGTGGGCGCGGCGACCGGGACGGTCGCCTGGCAGATCGACTCCGTCGACGCCGACGCCGACGCCGACGGGGACACGACCGGGACCCCGGCCGCCGGCGGCGGGGACGACGACGATCACGAAGGAGAGAAGCCCAGGCGGAAGGTGCGCCGGTAGGCGGTCGGCGTCACGCCGATCGCGGTCATCAGGTGCACCCGGAGGGACTGGGCCGTGCCGAAGCCGCAGTCCTGGGCCACCCGGTCCACCGGCAGGTCGCTGGTCTCCAGCAGGTGCCGGGCCCGCTCGACCCGCTGCTGGGTGAGCCACTGGCCGGGGCTGACGCCGACCTCGTCACGGAAGCGGCGGGTGAAGGTGCGGACGCTCATCGCCTCCCGCTCGGCCAGGTCCCGCAGCTGGATCGGCTCGTGCAGGTGCGCCAGCGCCCACGCGCGCGCCCCGGTCGTGGTGTGCGTGCCGGACTCGGGGACCGGGCGGGCGATGTACTGGGCCTGGCCGCCGTCCCGGTGCGGCGGGACGACCGTGCGGCGGGCCACCTCGTTGGCGACCGCCGCGCCGTGGTCGCGGCGCACGATGTGCAGGCACAGGTCGAGCCCCGCGGCGACGCCCGCCGAGGTGAGCACGTCGCCGTCGTCGACGAAGAGGACGTCGGCGTCGACCCGGACCGTCGGGAAGAGCCGCTGGAAGTGGTCGGCAGACGCCCAGTGCGTGGTCGCCGGGCGCCCGTCGAGCCAGCCCGCGGCGGCGAGCACGTACCCGCCCGTGCAGATCGCGACGAGCCGCGTCCCCGGCCGGACGTGCGCGAGGGCGGCGGCCAGCTCCTCGGTGAGCCTGCCCTCCTCGTAGACCGGCCCCAGCTCGTACGAGGCGGGTACGACGACCGTGTCCGCCGTGGCCAGCGCCTCCGGGCCGTGTTCCACGTGCACCGCGAAGTCCGCGTCCGTCTGCACCGGCCCCGCCGCGACCGCGCAGGTGAGGATCTCGTACAGCGACCGCCCCGCGGCGTCCTTGGCGCGGCCGAAGATCCGGTGCGGGATGCCCAGCTCGAATGGGAGCAGTCCGGGCAGGGCGAGGACGACGACGCGGTGGGGCGGCTTCGGCGCGCTCTCTCCCATGGACCTCTCCCGACTCGATGCGTTTCCCCCCAAGTCTGCACCCACGGCCCCGACCGTGGTGGCCCGATCCTTTGGAAAGCTGACAGTCCGGCCAATGGTGAGGGCGGGACGCGGCCGGGATGCTCGGTGGCATGGCCCAGACAACGGAGCACCGCCCCTCCGCCTCCACCCGCCCTCCGCGCGCTCCGCGCGTCCACCGCGCCTGGTCCGTCGCGGCGGTCACCTTCGTCACCATCATCGGCGCCGCCGCCTTCGCCTCCCTGCCGGGCCTCCTGATCGAACCGCTCCACGCCGAGTTCGACTGGTCGCGCGGCACGATCGGCCTCGCCGTCTCCGTCAACCTCGCGCTCTACGGCCTCACCGCCCCCTTCGCCGCCGCCCTCATGGACCGCTTCGGCATCCGCAAGGTCGTCGCGGCGGCCCTCTCGGTGATCGCGCTCGGCTCCCTGCTCACGGTCTGGATGACGGCCGCCTGGCAACTCGTCCTCTACTGGGGGCTCCTCGTCGGCCTCGGCAGCGGCTCCATGGCGCTCGCCTTCGCCGCGACCGTCACCAACCGCTGGTTCACCGCCCGCCGCGGCCTGGTCACCGGCATCCTGACGGCGGCCGGCGCCTCCGGCCAGCTCGTCTTCCTGCCGCTGCTCTCCTGGCTGGTCGAGCACCACGGCTGGCGCCCGGCCGCCGTGACCACCGCCCTCGCCGCGCTCGCCGTCGTCCCCTTCGTCTGGCTGCTGCTCCGCGACCACCCGGCGGACGTCGGACTCGCCCCGTACGGCGGGGAGTACGCCGAGAAGCCCGCCCCCGTCACCGGCGCCGCCCGCCGCGCGGTCACCGTCCTGTTCCGGGCCGCCCGCACGGGCCCGTTCTGGCTCCTCGCCGGCACCTTCGCGATCTGCGGCGCCTCCACGAACGGCCTGGTCAAGACCCACTTCGTGCCCGCCGCCCACGACCACGGCATGCCGGTGACGGCCGCCGCCGGACTCCTCGCCGTCATCGGCGTCTTCGACGTCGTCGGCACGATCGCCTCCGGCTGGTTCACCGACCGCTTCTCCCCGCGCCGGCTGCTCGCCGTCTACTACGCCCTGCGCGGGATCTCGCTCCTCTTCCTGCCGATGCTGCTGGCGCCGTCGATCCACCCCCCGATGCTCTTCTTCATCGTCTTCTACGGCCTCGACTGGGTCGCCACCGTCCCGCCCACCATCGCGCTGTGCCGCGAGCACTACGGCGAGGACTCCGCGATCGTCTTCGGCTGGGTCCTCGCCTCCCACCAGGTCGGCGCCGCCGCCGTCGCCTTCGCGGGCGGCGTCGCCCGCGACGTCTTCGGCTCGTACGACGTCGTCTGGTACGCCTCGGGCGCACTGTGCGCGGCGGCCGCCCTCATGGCCCTCGTCATCCGCCGCCCCCGGCATGATGGAGCCCATGGGGACGGGGAGCTGGAGAAGTAGGCCGTGGCTGCTGTGGGCACTCCTGGCGGTGCCCGCGGCGGCGACGATCGCGGGGGCGGGCACGTACGCGGGGGCGCTGGGCCCGCAGGACCCGCCGAAGCCGGGGAGGGCGGACCTGGTGGGGCGGTACGAGGACGGGGAGGGGGGAGTGGTGACGCTGCGCGCGGACGGGACGGCCGAGGTGCGGGGGATCGAGTACGACCTGTACGACGACGGGAGCGGGGTCGGGAAGCGCTGCGAGGACGACGCCGCGACCTGGTTCCTGGAGGAGACTCGGCCGCGCCGGCACAACGCGGTGAACGTCTTCAACGACTGCGGCTTCTTCCAGCCCTGGGACGTGGACGGCTCCCCGTCCGACCCGCGGATCGTCTACTACGCGGGTGATCCGGCTCCCGACACCCGCCGCGTCCTCACCCGCCGCTGAACCCCCCGAACCGCCCCCGGTGGAACAGCAGCGGATCCCCGCCCTGCTCCACCGCGTCCAGCGCCTCCACCCGGCCGACGACGATGAGGTGGTCGCCACCGGTGTGGACGGCGGTGATCGTGCAGTCGATCCAGGCCGGCACCCCGGCCAGCCGCGGCGCGCCGGTGACGGGCGCGGGGGACCACTCCACGCCCGCGAACTTGTCGGCGCCGCTGACCGCGAAGGCCCGGCACAGCGGCCCCTGGTCGGCGCCCAGGATGTTGACGCAGAAGGTGCCGGCGGCGGCGATGCGGGGCCAGGTGGTCGAGGTCCGGGCGACCATGAAGGCCACGAGCGGCGGGTCGAGGGAGAGCGAGGCGAAGGACTGGCAGGCGAAGCCGGTCGGTCCGGCGTCGCCGGTGGTGGTGACGAGGGTGACGCCGCTCGCGAAGTGGCCGAGCACGCGCCGGAACTCCGCCGGGTCGAGGGGCGCCCGCTCGTCCTCGCGCACGGCCCGCAGGGCGGGCCGGGGGAGGGGTTCGACGGCCGTGGGCGCCCCGGCCGCTCTCAGGTGTCGGACGGCGCTGGCCGCCATCCCCGCGTGTCCCATCATGCCCAGCATTGAAACTGACGCAGCGTCAGATGGGAACACCCGGGGAGGCGGCGGCGCGCACTAGCCGACGACGGCGCCGGTCGCCTTCGTCCACGCGTGACCGGAGACGTGTCCGGTCCGGTGGGCGGTGACCTTCACGGTGATCGCCTGCCCGCGCTGGGCGCTGGTGAGCCTGAAGGCGGTTCCGGTCGCCCCGCTGATCGCCCGCCCGTTGGCGTACCACTGGTAGGCGTACGAGGTCGGCGCCGGCGTCCAGGTGCCGCGGTTCAGCGTGAG
The Streptomyces roseofulvus genome window above contains:
- a CDS encoding cyclase family protein produces the protein MSLPAAFHEIAERVNNWGRWGRDDEIGTLNLITDATVREAAAGVRTGRRVALAVELRQDGVQTGMIPGRVNPLHVMVQVNQELFGPGTVATSDDAVTLGLQAGTHWDALTHASHSGRIYNGRPADTVTPHGRAAFSGIHTARHVVGRGVLLDVAAAKGVDRLPGDHAVTPEDLDEAAEYGRVTVGAGDIVLVRTGQMRLYLAGDRHGYAFPSPGLSIRTPEWFHARDVAAVANDTLTFEIFPPEIEDLWLGVHALDLVEMGMLQGQNWNLEELSTACAEEGRCSFLLSAMPEPFVGGTGTPVAPVALF
- a CDS encoding SDR family NAD(P)-dependent oxidoreductase, translating into MGNFLAGKVVAVTGAGRGIGRAVALACAAEGAKVVVNDYGVSIEGGAPTSEVAVAVVKEIEAAGGTAVAVADDISTMAGGQRLVDVALAEYGRIDGVVCVAGILRERMLFNMTEEEWDPVVATHLKGTFTVFRAASAVMRRQRSGALIGFTSGNHQGSVAQANYSAAKGGIISLVRSAALGLHKYGVTANAVAPVARTRMSANVPMELQEIGEPEDVAALVVYLLSDRARAESITGQVYTVAGPKIAVWAQPRELRAGYAEGGAWTPERIADFLPGTVGVDPMPMLARLEEMARAAAAGDRPNQ
- a CDS encoding Zn-dependent alcohol dehydrogenase; the encoded protein is MRGVVFDGKSVEVVADLEVRDPGPGEVLVGIRAAGLCHSDLSVIDGTIPFPSPVVLGHEGAGVVEAVGEGVGHVAAGDHVALSTLANCGACPDCDTGRPTMCRKAIGMPGQPFSRQGRPLFQFASNSSFAERTIVKAVQAVKIPDDVPFTSAALLGCGVLTGVGAVLNRAAVARGDTVVVIGAGGIGLNVVQGARIAGASVIVAVDTNPAKEELARRFGATHFLGSADGVREVLPTGADHVFECVGHTGLVRTAIDLLDRHGQAVLLGMTAPKAEASFPPAAMFLDKAILGCRYGSSRPQKDIPLYAGLYRTGALLLDELVTTAYPVEEFDRAREEAEAGKVARGVLVF
- a CDS encoding MFS transporter; the protein is MSYRELATRPVLTWCAVTTAARMPVAMAPLALVFLVRERPGGYSLGAVLAAVYVVGEIVAAPVLGLRMRAERARPQMAAGLAVGAAGFAGLGLASGAHPVALGLLAFLAGAGPVAVSAGLRALLTSMVEERSVTQALSLESMLTFGIWAAAPALTTGLALGAGPAVPLLLQAVLMGLGLAGLWLLPAGWAAEPQTKDRAARRALLAAWPVYVLGAASLTLLALAELILPALLEQRGIGIGWAGPLLAGFSIGSVAGSFLYGLRPSWPGPLAVQSLVLVLGVTAGVALVALLPGALALGAALVAAGLLQAPAMLTRNLALRRALPPSALAAGYSMMYAAVGAGYAASGTLAGGLLKVVAPSTAILWGVGLTLVLVAVGAAGERRLVRNRDGAEPRPEQEKSVRAPST
- a CDS encoding GlxA family transcriptional regulator, with protein sequence MGESAPKPPHRVVVLALPGLLPFELGIPHRIFGRAKDAAGRSLYEILTCAVAAGPVQTDADFAVHVEHGPEALATADTVVVPASYELGPVYEEGRLTEELAAALAHVRPGTRLVAICTGGYVLAAAGWLDGRPATTHWASADHFQRLFPTVRVDADVLFVDDGDVLTSAGVAAGLDLCLHIVRRDHGAAVANEVARRTVVPPHRDGGQAQYIARPVPESGTHTTTGARAWALAHLHEPIQLRDLAEREAMSVRTFTRRFRDEVGVSPGQWLTQQRVERARHLLETSDLPVDRVAQDCGFGTAQSLRVHLMTAIGVTPTAYRRTFRLGFSPS
- a CDS encoding MFS transporter encodes the protein MAQTTEHRPSASTRPPRAPRVHRAWSVAAVTFVTIIGAAAFASLPGLLIEPLHAEFDWSRGTIGLAVSVNLALYGLTAPFAAALMDRFGIRKVVAAALSVIALGSLLTVWMTAAWQLVLYWGLLVGLGSGSMALAFAATVTNRWFTARRGLVTGILTAAGASGQLVFLPLLSWLVEHHGWRPAAVTTALAALAVVPFVWLLLRDHPADVGLAPYGGEYAEKPAPVTGAARRAVTVLFRAARTGPFWLLAGTFAICGASTNGLVKTHFVPAAHDHGMPVTAAAGLLAVIGVFDVVGTIASGWFTDRFSPRRLLAVYYALRGISLLFLPMLLAPSIHPPMLFFIVFYGLDWVATVPPTIALCREHYGEDSAIVFGWVLASHQVGAAAVAFAGGVARDVFGSYDVVWYASGALCAAAALMALVIRRPRHDGAHGDGELEK
- a CDS encoding flavin reductase family protein, whose translation is MMGHAGMAASAVRHLRAAGAPTAVEPLPRPALRAVREDERAPLDPAEFRRVLGHFASGVTLVTTTGDAGPTGFACQSFASLSLDPPLVAFMVARTSTTWPRIAAAGTFCVNILGADQGPLCRAFAVSGADKFAGVEWSPAPVTGAPRLAGVPAWIDCTITAVHTGGDHLIVVGRVEALDAVEQGGDPLLFHRGRFGGFSGG